A stretch of the Thermodesulfobacteriota bacterium genome encodes the following:
- a CDS encoding type II toxin-antitoxin system HicB family antitoxin: MRVREMIKFLVENKGWYLVRISGCHRQFKLRSQRSRLTINCRMDKELAEGALFHSINQCFETQEIIGKEQYEFTIEESSNCYSAYSPDLPGCVVVGDTVEETKELMMGAVKLHLEGLKQEGLLVPEPGNAATYFELKQAS, encoded by the coding sequence ATGAGAGTGAGAGAGATGATAAAGTTTTTAGTTGAGAATAAGGGCTGGTATCTTGTTCGAATTTCCGGATGCCACAGACAATTCAAACTAAGAAGCCAAAGAAGCAGACTCACAATTAATTGTAGGATGGACAAAGAACTAGCAGAAGGTGCATTATTTCACTCAATCAATCAATGTTTTGAAACACAAGAAATTATAGGAAAGGAACAATACGAATTTACCATCGAGGAGTCTTCTAACTGCTACTCCGCTTATAGCCCAGACTTGCCCGGTTGCGTAGTAGTAGGCGACACAGTAGAAGAAACCAAGGAACTTATGATGGGAGCCGTCAAGCTCCACCTTGAAGGCTTAAAACAAGAGGGACTTTTAGTTCCCGAACCCGGAAATGCTGCTACGTATTTTGAATTAAAGCAAGCCTCCTGA
- a CDS encoding DUF4259 domain-containing protein: MAFKEDNIMGTWGITTFENDDALDWLHDLAQSSDIRLLKEALEVDEEIESWDASVALAASEVIAGLSGSSRGELPENAQKWINDNKNLDIGNLPAKASNVIDLILNDDSELFRLWKESEDFEAWKNNVLALQHVLRNIS, translated from the coding sequence ATGGCATTTAAGGAAGACAATATTATGGGCACTTGGGGTATTACGACATTTGAAAATGACGATGCATTAGATTGGCTGCATGATTTAGCACAAAGCTCAGATATTAGACTGTTGAAAGAGGCACTTGAAGTTGATGAAGAGATTGAATCATGGGATGCTAGCGTGGCTCTTGCCGCATCTGAAGTTATTGCCGGTTTATCAGGAAGTTCTCGTGGAGAATTGCCTGAGAATGCACAAAAATGGATTAATGATAATAAAAATCTAGATATAGGGAATTTACCGGCTAAAGCTAGTAACGTAATAGATCTTATTCTTAATGATGATTCTGAACTATTTAGGTTATGGAAAGAATCCGAAGATTTTGAGGCTTGGAAAAACAATGTATTGGCTTTACAACATGTACTGAGAAACATTTCTTAG